A genomic segment from Candidatus Abyssobacteria bacterium SURF_5 encodes:
- a CDS encoding phage holin family protein has product MLGFVGRFLINLLLLAFVAWLFPGIEIAGILALLFAGIVFGLLNSFVRPLLILITLPISIVTIGLFVFVINGFLFWLTARVVIGFSVSSIWTAIGGAFIYSISSLVVSLFLSDTGRIEIIQFRK; this is encoded by the coding sequence ATGCTCGGTTTCGTGGGACGCTTTCTGATCAATCTCCTGCTTCTCGCATTCGTCGCCTGGCTGTTTCCCGGCATCGAAATCGCCGGTATCCTGGCCCTCCTGTTCGCAGGAATCGTCTTCGGATTGCTCAATTCGTTCGTCAGGCCGCTCCTCATCCTCATTACCCTTCCCATTTCCATTGTGACGATCGGATTGTTCGTCTTCGTCATTAACGGCTTCCTGTTCTGGCTGACGGCACGAGTGGTGATCGGATTCTCCGTCTCCAGCATCTGGACGGCGATTGGAGGAGCCTTCATCTACAGCATCTCCAGTCTGGTCGTGAGCCTGTTCCTGAGCGATACCGGGCGGATCGAAATCATCCAGTTCAGAAAATAA
- a CDS encoding DUF126 domain-containing protein — MAKTLTIKGRKVVGGQAEGEALIADERVSFWGGTDPTRGVVHEVGSKFEGKSFAGKVFIFRFTKGSSGTSAYINIAARLGVAPAAIINTELDSLCVLGCAIADIPMMTDLDKDPFKVIKNGDWIKLDADAGTIEVTKK; from the coding sequence ATGGCGAAAACATTGACAATAAAAGGCAGGAAGGTGGTCGGCGGGCAGGCGGAGGGCGAGGCTCTGATCGCGGATGAGCGTGTCTCGTTCTGGGGCGGAACGGACCCCACGCGCGGCGTCGTTCATGAAGTCGGCAGCAAGTTCGAGGGCAAAAGCTTTGCCGGAAAAGTCTTCATTTTCCGATTCACGAAAGGCTCTTCAGGCACGTCGGCCTACATCAATATCGCAGCCCGGCTCGGAGTCGCACCCGCGGCCATCATCAATACGGAACTCGATTCGCTCTGTGTGCTCGGATGCGCGATTGCCGACATCCCGATGATGACCGATCTCGATAAAGACCCGTTCAAGGTCATCAAGAACGGCGACTGGATCAAGCTTGATGCGGACGCAGGCACGATCGAAGTGACAAAGAAATAG
- a CDS encoding cupin domain-containing protein, which translates to MFMVKLGGVIRKARMKKGFTLDDVASRCGYSKALISRIENDNVFPSIESLSKIAGVLDFPLYDIFASIPYEEPVVLRKNERQKFHVSEGEFDLEFLVPNPRNVTMLPVFYSGDPMAHSTARMGEHIGQEWAFVLSGKVEVTVGDRKYVLKEGDSLFFNSAVPHKYVNFGTEFACGVCITIPPSY; encoded by the coding sequence ATGTTCATGGTGAAACTTGGCGGGGTTATCAGGAAGGCTCGAATGAAGAAAGGCTTCACGCTTGACGACGTGGCCTCGCGATGCGGATACTCCAAAGCCTTGATATCACGGATCGAGAACGATAACGTGTTTCCCTCAATCGAGTCGCTGTCGAAGATAGCCGGCGTCCTTGACTTTCCGCTCTACGACATTTTTGCGTCAATACCCTACGAGGAACCGGTCGTTCTGCGCAAGAACGAGCGCCAGAAGTTTCACGTGAGTGAAGGAGAGTTCGACCTCGAGTTTCTCGTTCCCAACCCGCGCAACGTGACGATGCTGCCTGTCTTTTACAGCGGCGACCCTATGGCGCACTCGACGGCGCGAATGGGCGAACACATCGGCCAGGAATGGGCTTTCGTGCTGAGCGGGAAAGTCGAAGTGACAGTCGGCGATAGAAAATACGTCCTCAAGGAAGGCGACTCCCTCTTTTTTAATTCAGCCGTTCCCCACAAATACGTGAACTTCGGAACCGAATTTGCATGCGGCGTCTGTATTACTATCCCCCCGAGCTATTGA
- a CDS encoding pyridoxamine 5'-phosphate oxidase family protein, whose translation MDEKQMRRLLKNLFQTQRLAVLATQGENGPYTSLMAFAATEDLRRLLFATDRDTRKYRNMSHNPSVALLIDNRNPERSRTHFAVTAVGKAVPVTGTEDEVLRSAFLRKHPDLREFLDKEGCTLFKCSVEEYVLVQNFQDVSVYRLG comes from the coding sequence ATGGATGAGAAGCAGATGAGGCGGCTTCTAAAAAATCTCTTTCAGACCCAGCGCCTGGCCGTTCTGGCGACGCAGGGCGAAAACGGGCCGTATACGAGCCTGATGGCTTTCGCAGCAACGGAAGACCTCAGGCGCCTTCTATTTGCCACCGACCGCGACACGCGCAAATATCGCAACATGTCGCATAATCCTTCTGTCGCCTTGCTTATCGATAATCGAAATCCGGAGAGATCCCGCACCCATTTTGCGGTGACCGCTGTTGGGAAGGCCGTACCCGTCACCGGGACGGAAGATGAGGTTCTGCGGTCGGCTTTTCTCCGGAAACATCCCGATCTGCGTGAATTCCTTGATAAGGAAGGATGTACTTTGTTCAAGTGCTCGGTGGAGGAGTATGTCCTCGTTCAGAATTTCCAGGACGTCAGCGTGTACCGGCTGGGATAA
- a CDS encoding DUF521 domain-containing protein, translating into MKLTKQQRAMLEGEQGPIIAMAMNYLVKYGEAMSAEKLIPVQNVHTVFTIPMGGDAEQVVGLLKMFGQHRVKVPTTTHVGFLDFRKWREFGIEESRYELQASLVPIAAQAGIQLTWTCAPEIMGNAPLKGQTCAWMESAAISYANGILGARTNREGAESTMPAAVTGFIPYFGNHITKNRRGTILIEVEADLENLSDWGTLGYFGGEQAGLGVPVFKNCRVPALEEAKELCAALATEGGVGMFHIAGITPEAPTVEAAFQGRKPKSRHKFTNKEKKRIYKRLNNCPSPEVDIVMLGCPHATLTEIVEAAHLLDGRKVSPNTQFWVCTTESIRAYAEKLGYDKMISDAGGKIMADTCPCISQIEMARNKRYMTNSVKQAYYAPGQIGAQVHFANTRDCVEAAIKGRRS; encoded by the coding sequence ATGAAATTGACCAAACAACAGCGGGCGATGCTCGAGGGCGAGCAGGGGCCGATCATCGCGATGGCGATGAATTACTTGGTGAAATACGGTGAGGCAATGAGCGCGGAGAAGCTGATTCCCGTTCAGAACGTGCACACCGTATTCACAATACCGATGGGCGGAGACGCCGAGCAGGTGGTAGGCCTGCTGAAGATGTTCGGCCAGCACCGCGTAAAGGTGCCGACGACGACCCACGTCGGCTTCCTCGATTTCAGGAAATGGCGCGAGTTCGGCATCGAGGAATCACGCTATGAGCTGCAGGCTTCGCTCGTTCCGATCGCCGCGCAGGCGGGCATCCAGCTTACCTGGACGTGCGCGCCGGAGATCATGGGCAACGCTCCGCTGAAGGGGCAGACCTGCGCGTGGATGGAATCGGCCGCGATCAGCTATGCGAACGGCATCCTCGGCGCGAGAACTAATCGCGAGGGCGCGGAATCGACGATGCCGGCGGCTGTCACCGGCTTCATCCCGTATTTCGGCAACCACATCACCAAGAACCGTCGCGGCACGATTCTGATTGAGGTCGAAGCCGACCTGGAAAATCTGTCCGACTGGGGCACGCTCGGCTACTTTGGAGGAGAACAGGCGGGGCTCGGAGTTCCCGTCTTCAAAAACTGCCGTGTGCCCGCGCTCGAGGAAGCGAAGGAACTGTGCGCCGCGCTTGCGACCGAAGGCGGCGTCGGCATGTTTCATATAGCCGGAATCACTCCCGAAGCGCCGACGGTCGAGGCCGCTTTTCAGGGCCGCAAGCCGAAGAGCCGGCACAAATTCACCAACAAAGAGAAGAAGCGAATTTACAAGCGGCTGAATAATTGTCCCTCGCCCGAGGTGGACATCGTGATGCTCGGGTGCCCGCATGCTACGTTGACGGAGATCGTCGAGGCGGCTCACCTGCTTGATGGGCGGAAAGTTTCTCCGAACACGCAGTTCTGGGTCTGTACGACCGAATCGATCCGCGCATACGCCGAGAAGCTTGGGTATGACAAAATGATTTCCGATGCCGGCGGCAAGATCATGGCCGATACCTGCCCGTGCATCAGTCAGATCGAGATGGCGCGCAACAAGAGGTACATGACGAATTCGGTAAAGCAGGCATATTATGCGCCGGGGCAGATCGGGGCGCAGGTGCATTTCGCGAATACGCGCGATTGTGTCGAGGCGGCGATAAAAGGAAGAAGGAGCTGA
- a CDS encoding ABC transporter ATP-binding protein, whose protein sequence is MSEYALTVENLRKFYGNICAVDGISFSIQRGTIFCLVGPNGAGKTTTMEMIEGLKEPDSGEIRLLGMQIPQEIDRVKQLIGVQLQTTGLFERLKVKEIVDLFRSFYAHPVPAEQVLEAVSLRTKEDQFVTALSGGQQQRLALALALVNDPEIVFLDEPTAGLDPQARHEVWRLIESIKDRGKTIFFTTHYMDEAEKLSDEVAIIDNGKIIAIDAPRELVAGLNKEHVIQFTVEPGVSGEIFSQLHKVGAVSMANGNVVLYTADVKECLIELLNLSQQKGLDIRDMQFRSPSLEDVFLELTGKMLRE, encoded by the coding sequence ATGTCCGAATACGCACTTACCGTCGAAAACCTTCGCAAGTTTTATGGCAATATTTGTGCCGTAGACGGCATCTCTTTTTCGATCCAACGCGGAACCATCTTTTGTCTGGTTGGCCCGAACGGCGCCGGTAAAACGACAACGATGGAAATGATCGAGGGCCTGAAAGAACCGGATTCGGGCGAAATCCGCTTGTTGGGGATGCAGATTCCGCAGGAGATCGACCGGGTCAAGCAGTTGATCGGGGTCCAACTGCAGACCACCGGCCTTTTTGAACGTTTGAAGGTAAAGGAAATTGTTGATCTATTCCGTTCTTTTTATGCGCATCCGGTTCCGGCTGAACAAGTGCTCGAGGCTGTCTCGCTCAGGACGAAAGAGGACCAGTTCGTAACGGCGCTTTCGGGGGGGCAGCAGCAGCGCTTGGCGCTTGCGCTCGCACTGGTTAATGATCCCGAAATTGTTTTTCTTGATGAGCCCACGGCCGGGTTGGATCCGCAGGCGCGGCATGAGGTATGGCGCCTGATCGAGTCCATCAAGGATCGGGGTAAGACCATTTTCTTTACTACGCATTATATGGATGAAGCCGAAAAACTCAGTGACGAAGTTGCAATCATCGATAACGGGAAAATAATTGCAATCGATGCGCCGCGAGAACTTGTGGCCGGGTTGAATAAGGAGCATGTCATCCAGTTCACTGTGGAACCAGGTGTGAGCGGGGAAATTTTTTCCCAGTTGCACAAAGTTGGGGCCGTAAGTATGGCCAACGGCAATGTGGTGCTTTATACGGCTGATGTCAAGGAGTGCCTCATCGAACTGCTGAATCTCTCTCAACAGAAGGGGTTGGATATCAGGGACATGCAGTTTCGCAGCCCTTCTCTCGAAGATGTTTTTCTGGAGCTTACAGGTAAAATGCTGCGGGAGTAA
- a CDS encoding radical SAM protein translates to MTEPENDSQFRWYPAAMVNITNRCTLRCKHCFIYRDGNPNQPEHEMETDLMLRSLTELQQRHNIHTMLWMGGEPLLRPDVLREGSKIFQQNNVTTNGTLDLIDLPNCIYVVSVDGPPQINDSIRGNGAFERVMRTLARVPDVFGPTVMVQCVVTKLNEDHLEELVERLLPTRVEGMTFSFYVPRRIDDSDFTWGSLDRRDKAVLEVIRLKKKHPDFIWNNSRSLELTLSQNARAVVKQCLSKRFVLPLWLEGDKFINPFCCYGNDVDCELCGAWVVFHLAARRERSPIAPDPSPK, encoded by the coding sequence ATGACGGAGCCGGAAAACGACAGCCAGTTCCGCTGGTATCCGGCCGCCATGGTCAACATCACCAATCGGTGCACCCTGCGCTGCAAGCACTGCTTCATTTATCGCGATGGAAACCCCAACCAGCCCGAGCATGAGATGGAGACAGACCTGATGCTCCGCTCGCTGACGGAGTTGCAGCAGCGCCACAATATCCACACGATGCTGTGGATGGGCGGCGAACCTCTGCTGAGGCCGGACGTGCTTCGTGAGGGCTCGAAGATTTTCCAGCAGAATAACGTAACGACCAATGGCACGCTCGACCTGATCGATCTGCCCAACTGCATCTATGTCGTCTCCGTCGATGGCCCGCCGCAGATCAACGACTCGATACGGGGCAACGGCGCTTTCGAGCGCGTCATGCGGACACTGGCCCGCGTGCCCGACGTTTTCGGCCCTACCGTTATGGTGCAGTGCGTGGTTACGAAACTGAACGAAGACCACCTCGAGGAACTGGTCGAACGCTTGCTCCCCACGCGCGTCGAAGGAATGACCTTCTCATTTTACGTGCCGCGCCGGATAGACGACTCCGACTTCACCTGGGGATCGCTCGATCGCCGCGATAAAGCCGTGCTCGAAGTCATTCGCCTGAAGAAGAAACACCCGGATTTCATCTGGAACAACAGCCGCAGCCTCGAGCTGACTCTTTCCCAAAACGCTCGGGCAGTTGTGAAGCAATGCCTCTCGAAACGCTTCGTTCTGCCCCTCTGGCTCGAAGGTGACAAATTCATAAACCCGTTTTGCTGTTACGGCAACGACGTCGACTGCGAGCTCTGCGGCGCGTGGGTCGTTTTCCATCTTGCCGCCAGAAGGGAACGCAGTCCGATTGCACCCGATCCATCTCCGAAATAG
- a CDS encoding VOC family protein, which yields MTIGSARFMMPVPESQFHVRGKDRRINMLKEVHHTGLSVTDIDRSLELYRDILGFEIQWDATIENIPEFGTVISLPGVKERICMMRLNNCRIELFQFYEPKGKKIERRQCDLGYMHVAFVVDELEEICRKLREKGIEFYSKPQDLGIYEVVFFKGFDGETIELMRPKIGEFSKPKS from the coding sequence TTGACAATTGGTTCCGCACGTTTTATGATGCCCGTGCCAGAGAGCCAATTTCATGTACGTGGAAAGGACCGGAGAATCAACATGTTAAAAGAAGTCCATCATACCGGCTTGAGCGTGACCGACATTGACCGGTCGCTCGAGTTGTACCGCGACATTTTAGGATTTGAGATCCAGTGGGATGCCACGATCGAAAACATTCCGGAGTTCGGCACCGTGATCAGTCTGCCGGGCGTGAAGGAGCGCATCTGCATGATGCGGCTGAACAACTGTCGGATCGAGTTGTTCCAGTTCTACGAGCCGAAGGGCAAGAAAATTGAGCGGCGCCAGTGCGACCTCGGGTACATGCATGTTGCGTTCGTAGTTGATGAACTCGAAGAAATCTGCCGAAAGCTGAGGGAGAAGGGGATCGAGTTTTATTCGAAGCCGCAGGACCTGGGGATTTATGAGGTCGTTTTCTTCAAGGGCTTCGACGGCGAGACGATCGAGTTGATGAGGCCGAAAATAGGAGAGTTTTCGAAGCCCAAATCTTAA
- a CDS encoding aminopeptidase P family protein, which translates to MQPPIPLPKITSVTVAASRNGEYHHIRRRPIMFTYIKYAERLERIREALKQKKIDCLVGTRLKTITHVSGAFVPWRSVAIIPADSEPRLITLMLDAERVKDDSWLNVVIPYGPSQGAGFVESIVTQISDLGLERGTIGIESGSSSYLPEGYITLAEYEELRYRLPNAKLVNAADVFDQLTLIKEDEEVKLMRQASAICDTAHEAVLRELRAGMTEKQVAGIAEKAARDAGSEFAWTFTGGMEIASGYRTAYAMGGCTPATDKIIQCGDAVLLDIHAMYGLMLGDVSHNVFVGRPTTKQKEIAAAYVETCHTLIDAMQPGITLGEVAQKVTSFVAKNNWDDIVLPGYGHGIGHFGHEWYPCVVEYPQEGNTEPEFELKPNYIQMIAIVANRPGVAGFRLERPLLITQNGNELLSAMPIEPAILDQDCLCEK; encoded by the coding sequence ATGCAGCCCCCCATTCCTCTCCCCAAAATTACATCTGTCACAGTCGCAGCATCCAGGAATGGGGAATACCACCACATTCGAAGGAGACCGATCATGTTCACCTATATCAAATACGCCGAACGCCTCGAACGAATTCGCGAGGCGCTGAAACAAAAGAAAATCGACTGCCTCGTGGGGACGCGGCTGAAAACCATCACGCATGTCTCCGGCGCGTTCGTTCCCTGGCGCAGCGTCGCCATTATTCCCGCTGACAGCGAGCCGCGCCTGATCACGCTGATGCTCGATGCGGAGCGCGTCAAAGACGATTCATGGCTTAATGTAGTTATCCCATATGGACCGTCACAGGGGGCCGGTTTCGTCGAATCAATCGTCACGCAGATATCCGACCTTGGCCTCGAGCGCGGCACAATCGGCATCGAGAGCGGCTCGAGTTCGTATCTTCCCGAAGGCTACATCACCCTTGCCGAATACGAGGAACTCCGCTACCGGCTGCCCAATGCAAAACTGGTGAATGCGGCCGACGTCTTCGATCAGCTCACGCTCATTAAGGAAGACGAAGAAGTCAAGCTGATGCGCCAGGCAAGCGCCATCTGCGACACCGCCCATGAGGCCGTGCTGCGTGAACTGCGCGCCGGCATGACCGAAAAACAGGTCGCCGGCATCGCCGAGAAAGCGGCGCGCGATGCAGGCAGCGAATTCGCCTGGACGTTCACCGGCGGAATGGAGATCGCCTCCGGCTACCGCACCGCCTACGCGATGGGAGGGTGCACTCCTGCGACCGACAAGATCATTCAATGCGGCGACGCTGTCCTTCTCGATATTCATGCCATGTACGGGCTGATGCTCGGCGACGTCTCACACAATGTCTTCGTCGGCAGGCCCACCACAAAACAGAAGGAAATAGCCGCCGCTTACGTCGAGACGTGCCACACGCTGATCGACGCCATGCAGCCCGGCATCACGCTCGGCGAGGTCGCACAAAAGGTCACTTCGTTCGTGGCGAAGAACAACTGGGACGACATCGTGCTGCCCGGCTACGGCCACGGCATCGGCCACTTCGGACACGAATGGTACCCGTGCGTCGTCGAATACCCGCAGGAGGGCAACACGGAGCCGGAGTTCGAACTGAAACCCAATTACATCCAGATGATTGCAATCGTCGCGAACCGGCCGGGTGTCGCCGGATTCAGATTGGAGAGACCGCTTCTGATCACGCAGAACGGGAATGAGCTGCTTTCGGCGATGCCGATCGAACCAGCCATTCTCGATCAGGACTGCCTCTGCGAGAAGTGA
- a CDS encoding response regulator, with translation MTARTSKERGRILVVDDDLINAELLQTKLAASGYDVAVAHTAEKAFSEDRRFQPHLILLDVVMPEMSGFELCRQIMKIHENKYVPIILVTSMDDLRSKVKGLESGAYDYVTKPFDSQELLARVRSAMRTKTLYDELSATREKLTEAEKLAALGEMAIMLHHEINNPLQAVVLSAENMQSDLQEGVPLSGEDIEIILKSCSRIQEVLQRITRLKRVRSAPYVGQMGMLDLGKSTDEEKSE, from the coding sequence ATGACAGCAAGAACAAGCAAAGAGCGAGGCAGAATCCTGGTCGTGGACGACGACCTGATTAACGCCGAGCTCTTGCAAACCAAGCTTGCCGCCAGCGGATATGATGTCGCAGTCGCCCATACCGCCGAAAAAGCCTTTAGCGAAGACAGGCGATTCCAGCCTCACCTGATCCTGCTGGACGTGGTGATGCCGGAGATGAGCGGGTTCGAATTGTGCAGACAGATCATGAAAATCCACGAGAACAAATACGTGCCCATCATCCTGGTCACCTCAATGGACGATCTCAGGAGTAAAGTGAAGGGACTCGAAAGCGGCGCCTACGATTACGTGACCAAGCCCTTCGATTCACAGGAGCTTCTGGCTCGCGTCCGCTCCGCCATGCGAACCAAGACGCTGTATGATGAGCTCAGCGCCACCCGCGAGAAACTCACTGAAGCCGAAAAACTCGCCGCGCTCGGCGAGATGGCTATCATGCTTCACCACGAAATCAACAACCCGCTTCAGGCCGTCGTCCTTTCCGCCGAAAATATGCAAAGCGACCTCCAGGAGGGTGTTCCATTATCCGGGGAAGATATCGAGATCATTCTCAAGAGCTGCAGCAGGATTCAGGAAGTGCTCCAGCGCATTACCCGCCTGAAGCGCGTGCGCTCAGCTCCGTATGTCGGACAAATGGGAATGCTTGATCTGGGCAAATCAACGGATGAGGAGAAATCTGAATAG
- a CDS encoding reverse transcriptase-like protein, protein MDIFLTPKSVAIIGASTNPMKFGSIIMANLFNIGYEGKIFPVNQKAEPIAGLTTYRSVIEIPEPVDLAIFAIPASGALEAMRDCAAKGVKGVVIISSGFTEAGEEGERRQQELLDVAQVAGIRVIGPNTTGILNPIDRFTTTFVPLQEVKAGPVAFIAQTGMFAGMLLEWILSSECFGISRVIGLGNKCDVDDADALEYLADDEHTKAIMMYIEAIKDGRRFMDAARAAALKKPVFALKSGETGEGARAAMSHTGSMAGNDAITSAAFKQAGIIRVDCFQKLIDYAKMLAYQPVAKGNRLAIVSLSGGAAVMSTDAAMKAGFQLAHFSNEILAEIQKEYPLWATVRHPFDIEPLTETVGFMPAFKKTVRCALSNPDTQVCLIVTWTPFAGMGYSFEFIKEMQEEYPGKPVAFCSIGYKNNHEALFQQLEAKQIPVYSSFTRAIDALAASVEYGKFLASIRQAKLEERRFLRSERPKTKPAAGPKKPDSRERHEKVTVFFDGASRGNPGPAAIGIVVKNQNGETLSEVSEAIGKATNNYAEYTALIRALEEARRLGATEVKCLSDSELVVRQMKGEYGIKSKSLLPLVSEAQALRRTFHRFGIRHIPREQNKRADQLAGLALKKQN, encoded by the coding sequence ATGGATATTTTCCTCACCCCAAAAAGCGTTGCTATCATCGGCGCTTCGACGAATCCGATGAAGTTCGGCAGCATCATCATGGCGAACCTGTTCAATATCGGATATGAAGGCAAGATTTTTCCGGTCAATCAGAAAGCCGAGCCGATCGCAGGGCTTACCACGTATCGCTCGGTGATAGAGATACCCGAACCGGTCGATCTCGCCATTTTTGCGATACCGGCGTCGGGCGCGCTGGAAGCAATGCGCGACTGCGCAGCCAAAGGCGTCAAAGGAGTTGTAATAATTTCCTCCGGATTTACCGAAGCCGGCGAGGAGGGCGAGCGCCGCCAGCAGGAGTTGCTCGATGTTGCGCAGGTGGCGGGCATTCGCGTCATCGGTCCCAACACCACCGGGATTCTGAACCCGATCGATCGCTTCACCACCACGTTCGTTCCGCTGCAGGAGGTAAAGGCGGGACCGGTTGCCTTCATCGCGCAGACGGGCATGTTTGCTGGAATGCTACTGGAATGGATTCTGTCATCCGAATGTTTCGGAATCAGCCGCGTGATCGGACTGGGCAACAAATGCGACGTCGACGACGCCGACGCTCTCGAATATCTCGCGGACGATGAGCACACCAAGGCGATAATGATGTACATCGAGGCGATCAAGGACGGCAGGCGCTTCATGGATGCCGCACGCGCGGCGGCATTGAAGAAGCCAGTATTCGCGCTGAAATCAGGCGAGACCGGCGAGGGCGCTCGCGCTGCGATGTCGCATACAGGTTCGATGGCCGGAAACGACGCGATCACATCGGCTGCTTTCAAGCAGGCCGGCATTATCCGCGTCGATTGCTTTCAGAAACTCATCGACTACGCCAAGATGCTTGCGTATCAGCCGGTGGCGAAGGGAAACCGGCTGGCAATCGTTTCGTTGTCGGGTGGAGCGGCGGTCATGTCGACGGACGCCGCCATGAAGGCGGGATTCCAGCTCGCGCATTTCTCCAATGAGATACTGGCCGAAATCCAGAAAGAATATCCTTTGTGGGCGACCGTTCGGCATCCATTTGATATCGAGCCGCTGACGGAAACGGTCGGCTTCATGCCCGCGTTCAAAAAGACCGTTCGCTGTGCGCTCTCGAACCCGGACACGCAGGTATGCCTCATCGTCACATGGACTCCGTTTGCCGGAATGGGCTACTCGTTCGAGTTCATCAAAGAGATGCAGGAAGAGTACCCGGGCAAGCCGGTGGCTTTCTGCTCGATCGGTTATAAGAACAATCATGAAGCCCTTTTCCAACAACTTGAAGCAAAGCAGATTCCTGTTTATTCCAGTTTTACGCGCGCGATCGATGCGCTTGCGGCTTCAGTCGAGTACGGCAAATTCCTCGCTTCGATCCGGCAGGCAAAGCTGGAAGAGAGAAGGTTTCTGAGGTCGGAGCGGCCAAAAACAAAGCCAGCCGCCGGACCGAAGAAGCCGGATTCGCGTGAACGTCACGAGAAAGTGACGGTCTTTTTCGATGGCGCCTCGCGCGGCAACCCCGGCCCGGCCGCGATCGGAATTGTCGTTAAAAATCAAAACGGCGAAACGCTCAGCGAGGTCAGCGAGGCCATTGGGAAGGCCACCAACAATTACGCTGAATATACCGCCCTTATCCGCGCGCTCGAAGAGGCGAGGCGGCTCGGGGCGACCGAGGTCAAGTGCCTGTCCGATAGCGAACTCGTGGTCCGGCAAATGAAGGGCGAATATGGCATCAAGAGCAAGTCGCTCCTTCCCCTCGTCAGCGAGGCACAAGCGCTCCGGCGCACATTCCACAGATTCGGCATCCGCCACATTCCCCGCGAGCAGAACAAGCGGGCCGACCAGCTTGCGGGATTGGCGCTGAAGAAGCAAAATTGA
- a CDS encoding DUF523 domain-containing protein, with protein sequence MAQIITDRIKIGISACNFGATVRWNHRGWDRPLLLGREKSDFIWTPVCPEVNAGLGVPRPPVRLSGGNGHEFWSGAAKMKNRAGEDVTTLVKEGYLKSLDTLRQAQVAAFVFMEGSPSCGVYRTTLRDRRLGQPPGAFGSLLLKDGYFLIPAIDLESPVKWWDWRRRLHSFVWLKHQEIDSKKHIYDIWHLLKFMCQEVAPKESAEIGRRLAAMPSKFSQPFADQWKSEVLMLLRKPSTHARIGSIMLKHYAHYRKHFNPAAGDIKSPRSDIAKHAFVRELREMEKRAYLEGYDFAGTPVLYRACSQSHHSLPPTS encoded by the coding sequence ATGGCCCAAATCATCACCGACAGAATCAAGATTGGCATCAGTGCGTGCAATTTCGGGGCGACTGTTCGCTGGAATCACCGGGGCTGGGATCGCCCGCTCCTGCTGGGCAGGGAGAAGAGCGATTTCATCTGGACGCCGGTGTGCCCCGAGGTCAACGCCGGTCTCGGCGTTCCGCGGCCGCCCGTGCGCCTTTCGGGCGGCAATGGGCACGAGTTCTGGTCGGGCGCCGCCAAAATGAAGAATCGAGCGGGTGAAGATGTGACCACGCTCGTAAAGGAGGGCTATCTGAAGTCGCTCGATACTCTCAGGCAGGCTCAGGTCGCGGCCTTTGTCTTCATGGAAGGCAGCCCCTCGTGCGGCGTGTATCGGACGACGCTCAGGGATCGCCGGCTTGGCCAACCGCCCGGCGCCTTCGGTTCGCTGCTCCTGAAAGATGGATATTTTCTGATACCGGCGATCGACCTTGAGAGTCCGGTGAAATGGTGGGATTGGCGGCGGCGCCTTCATTCATTCGTGTGGTTGAAACATCAGGAGATCGACTCGAAGAAACACATTTACGACATCTGGCATCTTTTAAAATTCATGTGCCAGGAGGTCGCCCCGAAGGAGTCGGCGGAAATCGGGCGGCGCCTTGCCGCGATGCCTTCAAAGTTCTCTCAGCCGTTTGCGGATCAGTGGAAGAGCGAGGTCCTGATGCTGCTGCGCAAACCGTCTACCCACGCCCGAATCGGCTCGATCATGCTCAAGCATTATGCGCATTACCGCAAGCACTTTAATCCGGCGGCAGGAGATATCAAGTCGCCACGCAGCGATATCGCAAAGCATGCATTCGTCCGGGAACTGCGGGAAATGGAGAAACGGGCGTACCTGGAAGGCTATGATTTTGCGGGGACTCCGGTGCTCTACAGGGCTTGTTCTCAGAGCCATCACTCTCTTCCTCCCACTTCTTGA